GGCCTCGTCGCCAGCGCACACCTAAGCGCCGCTTTCCCCGTCGTCGACTGGCTCGAGGTCGACGTACGTGACAACCCGTTACGCACAGAGCTGCTGAGTGAACCGCTCGGTTGGCATGACGGTGCGCTACAACCACCGATCGGTCCCGGGCTCGGCATCGAGCTGGATGAGGCGACCGTTCGCCGCTTTCGTACCCACGTCGAGGAGATCTCCTGATGAGCACCAACCCATTCCTGCCCTCCGCCACGGCCGTCCCGGCTGCTCGGATCGCCGGTCGTACGTATGAAGGCGAGCTGCACGACGTGCCCAATCCCGCAACCGGGGAGACGCTCGCGCAGGTCGGCTGGGCCGACGTCGGCGAGGTCGACGCCGCAGTTGCTTCCGCTCGAGGCGTTGCGTCGGAGTGGGCGGCGACACCTCCGCGCGAGCGTGCTGCGGCACTGCGCCGGATCGCGGAAAGCCTTCGAGACAACACCGGTGCACTTGCCGAGCTGATCTCCGCGGAGTCGGGTAAGCGACTGGCGGAGGCGACGGGCGAGGTCGGCTTCTCGGCGCAGTACCTGGACTGGTTCGCCGATGCCGCGACTCAGCCGCGCGATGAGCACTACGTGAACGCTGCTCGACGATTCATCGTGCAGCGCAGGCCGGTCGGCATCGTGGCGGCTGTGAGCCCATGGAACTTCCCGCTTTCGATTCCGGCCCGGAAGGTTGCTCCGGCACTTGCCGCCGGTTGCCCCGTTGTACAGAAGGCGTCCGAGTTGACTCCGCTGACGAGTGTCGCGTTCACCGAGCTCGCCGAGCCGCATCTGCCCGCGGGTCTGTTGTCCGTACTCGTCGGCGACGGCGAGAAGTTGACGACCGCGCTGGTTGACCACCCCGATGTAGCCGCGGTCAGCTTCACCGGGTCGACGCGCGTCGGTGTCGCAGTCGCCGAACGCGCCATGCGGACGATGACCCGAGTGACGATGGAGCTCGGCGGCAAGGCGCCGTTCATCGTGTGTGCGGACGCCGATCTGGATGACGCGATGGAGTCGCTGATGGTGGCGAAGTTCCGCAACAACGGAGCATCGTGCATTGCCGCGAACAACGTCTTCATCCATGAGTCGGTGTACGACGAGCTGGTCGGACGCCTGCGTGATCGGATCGATGGTCTGAACGTTGCCGACCCGTCGGATCCCGCGAGCGATCTCGGTCCGCTGTTGCGTCCCGAGCATGCGGAGCGGATGCGTACGTTGCTCGAGCGGGCAGCGCTCGACGGGTGTTCCGTCTCGACCGGGCCGGGGGGGCCGGCGACCGGTTGGTACGCCGCCCCCGCTCTGATCGAGGCCGATCGTGACACCGCCGCGTGGGAGGAAGAGATCTTCGGCCCGGTCTGTGCGGTACGCAAATTCTCAGCCGAGGATGACGTCGTGGCCGAGGTCCGCTCATGGCAGATCGGGCTCGGTGGATATGTGATGTCGAGCGATGCCGAGCATGCGGCGTCGCTGGCGTCACGTCTGACCGTCGGAATCGTCGGCATCAACAACGGTGCACCGAACACGCCCGAGGTGCCGTTCGGGGGCGTCGGCTACTCAGGTCTCGGTCACGAAGGCGGGCTCCGCGGGTTGCTGGAGTTCACCGAGGAGCAGACGCTGTCCTTCTCTCGGTGACCTGAGCGTCGCGTACGTGGCGAGTTCGCAGAGTGCGAAGTCTGCTGGCGTCAACCAAGCGATGGCGCAGGTCGCAGCGCGG
The sequence above is drawn from the Nocardioidaceae bacterium SCSIO 66511 genome and encodes:
- a CDS encoding aldehyde dehydrogenase family protein, translated to MSTNPFLPSATAVPAARIAGRTYEGELHDVPNPATGETLAQVGWADVGEVDAAVASARGVASEWAATPPRERAAALRRIAESLRDNTGALAELISAESGKRLAEATGEVGFSAQYLDWFADAATQPRDEHYVNAARRFIVQRRPVGIVAAVSPWNFPLSIPARKVAPALAAGCPVVQKASELTPLTSVAFTELAEPHLPAGLLSVLVGDGEKLTTALVDHPDVAAVSFTGSTRVGVAVAERAMRTMTRVTMELGGKAPFIVCADADLDDAMESLMVAKFRNNGASCIAANNVFIHESVYDELVGRLRDRIDGLNVADPSDPASDLGPLLRPEHAERMRTLLERAALDGCSVSTGPGGPATGWYAAPALIEADRDTAAWEEEIFGPVCAVRKFSAEDDVVAEVRSWQIGLGGYVMSSDAEHAASLASRLTVGIVGINNGAPNTPEVPFGGVGYSGLGHEGGLRGLLEFTEEQTLSFSR